Genomic window (Hyalangium minutum):
GCCTGTCCAGGCCCGGCCAGCCGCCCGAGGTGGTGGTGCAGTTCGCCCTCATCTCCGCCATGGCCTTCAATGACTTGGGCCAGTCCTCCGAGGCCTTGAACCGCGCCTCCATCGTGCTGGCGCGGGAGCCCCACAACCGCGAGGCCATCTACGAGCGGGCCCTGGCCCTCTTCGAGCTGTGCCGCTTCTCCGAGGCGAAGGAGGCCTTCTCGGCGCTGCAGCGCGATCCGGAGCACGGGGCGCACGCGCACCACCACCTGGCGCTGCTGCTGGAGCGCGAGGGCAAGTGGAAGCAGGCCCAGCAGCACTTCGACAAGGCCCGCGAGATGTCCCCGGAGGACTTCCCCCCGCCGCCGCTGCCCACCGAGGAAGCCTTCCGCAAGTCGGTGGCGGACGCCGTAGCGGCGCTGCCCGAGGACATGCGCAAGGACTTGGAGGGAATCCCCGTTACCGCCGAGGAGCTGCCTGCCGAGGCGGACCTGCTCTCCGGCGCGCCTCCATTGTCGCCCACCATCCTGGGCCTGTTCCGAGGCCCCTCGCTGGGCGAGCCGTGTGACGGGACGGAGACGCCGTGCCGCTCGGTGGTGCTCTACCGCCGGAACCTGGCGCGTGCGGTGCGCACCCCGGAGGAGCTCCAGGAGCAGATCCAGGTGACGCTGCTGCACGAGGTGGGGCACCTTCGCGGCGAGGACGATCAGGAACTGGCCGCGCGCGGCCTGGAGTGAATCCCTTTATGGCCCCCAAAGCCCTGCCCACTGCCCGCGTCAGCCCGAAGGGCGCCAAGAGCCTGCGCCGAGGCAACCCCTGGCTCTACCGCACCGAGCTCGCCGAGCCCCCTGCCACGGACGCGCGTGGCGCGGTGGTGGCGGTGGTGGACGCGCAAGGCAACCCGATTGGCCAAGCCTTCTACGCCCAGCGCTCGCCGCTGGCGCTGCGCCTGCTCACCCGCCGCCCGCACGCCGAGGAGCCGGTGGACGAGGCCTTCCTCCGCCGCCGCCTGGAGGCGGCCCTGGCCCGCCGCGCGCCGCTCAAGCACCGCGACGGCCTGCGCCTGGTGCACGGCGAGGCGGATCTGCTCCCGGGCCTCTTCGTGGACCGCTATGGCGCGGGGCTCTCGCTGCAGACGCTCTCGGAGGGCATGGACGCCCGCAAGGAGCTCGTGGCGAAGATGTTGGTGGAGCTCACCGGGGCCACGCACGTGGTGTGCCGGGACGACGCCTCGGGCCGGGACTTCGAGGGCCTGAAGCGCGAGGTGACGCTGCTGCACGGCGCGGGCGAGGCGCGCTTCACCTACCACGAGGGCGAGAACCGCTTCGAGGTGGATCTGCTTGGCGACATGAAGACGGGGGCGTTCCTGGATCAGGTGGACAACCACCTGCGCGCCGGAGAGCTGGCCCGAGGCGAGGCGTTGGACCTGTTCAGCTACCACGGTGGGTTCGCGCTGGCGCTCAGCCGCACGTGCGACACGGTGCTGGCGGTGGAGCAGGACGCGAAGGCGGCCGAGCGCGCCCGGGAGAACGCCGCGCGCAACGGGCGCTCGCACGTGACGGTGGAGACGGGCAACGCGTTCGACGTGCTGCGGCGCTTCGCGGACTCCGGGCGCCGCTTCGACACGGTGGTGTTGGATCCGCCGGGGCTGGCCAAGCGCCGCGAGGGCCTGGCCACGGCGCTGCGCGCCTACCACGAGCTGAACCTGCGCGCCCTCAAGTGCCTCAAGCCTGAGGGGCTGCTCGTCACCTGCTCGTGCTCCGGCAAGCTCACGCGCGAGGCCTTCGAGGAGATGGTCATCTCCGCCGCCGAGGACGCGCGCCGCCCCGTGCAAATCCTGGAGCGGCGCGGCGCCGGGCTGGATCACCCGGTGCTCGCGGGGCTGCCGGAGACGGAGTACCTCAAGGCGCTTTACGTTCGAGCCCTTTGAGAATCACTTCAAAGGTGGAGCCCTGTCCGGGCTGGCTCTGCACGCGGATGGTGCCGCCCAGCGCGTCGACGATCTGCTTGCAGATCCACAGCCCCACGCCGAACCCGCTGTAGTTGCGGCCGGGCACGGCGCGCTCGAAGCGCTCGAAGATGCGGGTCTGGTCCTCCAGGGGGATGCCGATGCCCTGGTCATGCACGGCCAGCACCACCTGGGAGCCTTCGGCGCGGGCGTTGACGACGATGGGCTTGCCGTTGCCGTACTTGAGGGCGTTGCTCAGCAGGTTGGAGAGCACCTGATCCAGCCGGGCCCGGTCCCACATGCCCAGCAGCGGTCCGGTGGCGTGCACCGTGAGCGAGGTACCCGCCCGGTCCACCTCGTCCGCCATCCGGTCGCGCACCTCGCGCACGAGCTCCACCAGATCGACTTCCTCCATGCGGAGGGCCAGCTTGCCGGCGGTGATGCGCGACAAGTCCAGCAAGTCGGTGACGAGCGACTCCAGGCGCTGGACCTGGCGGGCCACGGCGTCGGCCTTGGCGGCCAGATGGGGCCGCTCCTCCTCGCTCAGGGCGGGGCGGGCCAGCTTGCGCTGCAGGGACTGAATCTGCAGCTTCATGGCGGACAGGGGCGTGCGCAGCTCGTGCGCGGCCACGGAGAGGAACTCGTCGCGCTGGGCCACGGCCTGCTGGGCGCGGGTGTAGAGCCGGGAGCGCTCCAGGGCCTGGGCGCTCTGGGCCACCATGTTGGACATGAGCTTGCGCTCTTCCGCGTCGAAGGTCCGGGGTGTGGAGAAGCGCACCCACAGCACGCCGAGCACCTCGTTGCGGACCTTGAGGGGCAGCGCGGCGGCGCCCTCGTAGCCGGCCGCCACGGCAATCTCTCGCAGGTGGGGGTAAGCGGCGCTGTAGCGCTCCAGGTCCTCGAAGAAGAGCTCCCGGCCCTCGCGGAAGGCCTTGGCCACGGGGTTGTCCGCGAGCACGGGCAGGCTCTGGAAGCGCTTGACCAGCACGGAGTGGGTGCCCACGTGGGAGACGATCTCCAGGTGGGTGCGCGCCTCGTTGGGCAGCACGAGCGAGCCCGCGGCGGCCTCCATGGAGCCCAGGGCCAGGTGGGCGACGATGTCCGCCACCTCCTCGGGCGTGGCGGCCCCGGAGAGCGCCGCGGTGACTTCCTGCAGCCGGGCAGTGCGCAGGGCGGCCTCGCCCAGCCGGCCGCGATCCGTGTTCAGCTCGTTGTGGAGCCGCGCGCTGTCCATTGCCAGGGCCGCGCAGTCGGCAATGGCCTCGATCAGCTCTCGGTCCGCCTGGGTGTAGGGCAGGCTGCCGGGATCCTTCGCCAGCCAGAGTGCGCCGTGGACGCGGCTCTTGCCCGCAAGGGGCACCACCAGCAGGCTCCGCACGCCCACGTTGTCGAGGTAGGGCACGTGCTCGGGCAGCACGACGCTGCGCACGTACATGGGATCGGCGTCCTGCAGGTAGATGGCCTTGCCCGAGGCGAGCGCCTTG
Coding sequences:
- a CDS encoding sensor histidine kinase, with the translated sequence MPSGTHLLSSPYDASERGVPTLGHSGTEAAARLRILVELSRQLAEAKPDIEVILDAVARHVVETLGDGCAIYLAADDSRLEAVTIRHRLPERQAVMEQINHERPLHEGEGFVGKALASGKAIYLQDADPMYVRSVVLPEHVPYLDNVGVRSLLVVPLAGKSRVHGALWLAKDPGSLPYTQADRELIEAIADCAALAMDSARLHNELNTDRGRLGEAALRTARLQEVTAALSGAATPEEVADIVAHLALGSMEAAAGSLVLPNEARTHLEIVSHVGTHSVLVKRFQSLPVLADNPVAKAFREGRELFFEDLERYSAAYPHLREIAVAAGYEGAAALPLKVRNEVLGVLWVRFSTPRTFDAEERKLMSNMVAQSAQALERSRLYTRAQQAVAQRDEFLSVAAHELRTPLSAMKLQIQSLQRKLARPALSEEERPHLAAKADAVARQVQRLESLVTDLLDLSRITAGKLALRMEEVDLVELVREVRDRMADEVDRAGTSLTVHATGPLLGMWDRARLDQVLSNLLSNALKYGNGKPIVVNARAEGSQVVLAVHDQGIGIPLEDQTRIFERFERAVPGRNYSGFGVGLWICKQIVDALGGTIRVQSQPGQGSTFEVILKGLERKAP
- a CDS encoding metallopeptidase family protein; amino-acid sequence: MSRRRLFALFLLVLGACQRSSSEPAPAAPASEAPADTSASTPAPAPSPVAPAPSAKNDAPPPPAPLPVCNSEGSAPLEAAQRYYDEERYEEALSCAAQAAALEPDSAEAHAERGMALSALNRVPEAQLAFAHALAINPDEPEALLGAAHLYAVNLSSSREHDELGLLYSERGLSRPGQPPEVVVQFALISAMAFNDLGQSSEALNRASIVLAREPHNREAIYERALALFELCRFSEAKEAFSALQRDPEHGAHAHHHLALLLEREGKWKQAQQHFDKAREMSPEDFPPPPLPTEEAFRKSVADAVAALPEDMRKDLEGIPVTAEELPAEADLLSGAPPLSPTILGLFRGPSLGEPCDGTETPCRSVVLYRRNLARAVRTPEELQEQIQVTLLHEVGHLRGEDDQELAARGLE
- a CDS encoding class I SAM-dependent rRNA methyltransferase; its protein translation is MAPKALPTARVSPKGAKSLRRGNPWLYRTELAEPPATDARGAVVAVVDAQGNPIGQAFYAQRSPLALRLLTRRPHAEEPVDEAFLRRRLEAALARRAPLKHRDGLRLVHGEADLLPGLFVDRYGAGLSLQTLSEGMDARKELVAKMLVELTGATHVVCRDDASGRDFEGLKREVTLLHGAGEARFTYHEGENRFEVDLLGDMKTGAFLDQVDNHLRAGELARGEALDLFSYHGGFALALSRTCDTVLAVEQDAKAAERARENAARNGRSHVTVETGNAFDVLRRFADSGRRFDTVVLDPPGLAKRREGLATALRAYHELNLRALKCLKPEGLLVTCSCSGKLTREAFEEMVISAAEDARRPVQILERRGAGLDHPVLAGLPETEYLKALYVRAL